From the Ctenopharyngodon idella isolate HZGC_01 chromosome 3, HZGC01, whole genome shotgun sequence genome, one window contains:
- the tcf20 gene encoding transcription factor 20, which translates to MQNFPNSPVPIHPGFSRGGSVVSSPYQPQPSDLQISPRTSEDYAAMQQAQPNLQSHGQHLHLRSQQHLLHAPPIHSYGSRRSTGELTQGNTHSGGGGGNSYRKDSVDYYFSVSGRERSRRGGAAYGAGFRYTNMDGHAPHQYQHLSGSGSSSGMISPYSMDYGSSSGSAVGGSNSGSTGSFSPSQQYSMAHSTSVQSGAQMHQRQHGQKYSPHQGLHQGQHHRTYPLSGSRIPPQFGHYAPINATSGSTGMYNSPPQRYDVISSSSTDAKMNNSPTQSNPNTNTSSSASNSCENMGQSYSSSAHPPYSPQSQSLHKHAPHSQRTSQHSTGAGYDPSLKMQHQGHLHTKLPHSSVSSSPALPSQPPQDLTKSPMHSQNQQAHIHQNFSPISNPSPAPSAVQSPSCSSSSSPLMGSSEGNSAATHLQTSSHSSVSNTRSSQSHGRLLQAVPQLSPTPNSNSSISSCGSGVGTKMAGLNHSAGIGHAAMSQNRMGLGLRGGPGEDGSLYPHDKLLQDPGLNSLNALTSQVENLPNTVQHMLLTDTVLPQRKSRDSAHHLQMQQGSQSLSSNQNKSGNSSASGQTSANEDSSEMLETKGHQQLERKRIRQASGTSNESEPQSYPSSQSQMPSEQALNLQVNTGVILTASKQSSTRESQTKTPETLTPSSSSPPSVHPSAEHSPKQQVYPPAPPSPVHSAHPNCVAERDLGNKDNGMKGRRIKMIKDEESEVESAGPPCDKENSESRLSVSPSQDEAETDAQRFENPSKNVNVSEQHNVGGVGVIVSARSELNIESSKHTGAKSPRYGVSHYPNKHSNPEEQRDVNVLRETRNHNGEGEMCMETYVSQYDISPKQEFGQNIPSIQSHPVSFKYSNPEVHYNSTKSKGKLGLGSGMGANRSQNYQLQASYGSIARKEIGVFALDGGRGIVSRSQDSSSQFQQSFPSLLQEVLQGHHLDRRYGRPDQTSSAHQQPQDTSQHRYQTRLPYSMIENLSSTAMSSQTVMGGLNVQFNPMASGKPPSSSQNKGPDNEIILGPPHPSWDSEAHKPNITHGISLEKGKTTLSPSQSTNMQQSLDLTTGAPPKHINLADYSLQHRKSSRYGTSPSAVEQLLLQEAEPLACSVGPISHTQSQTSSASGRRSVICDVSPSRRTTPERERGHSGTSGPSVIQQPFSSSGSNDQECCKEEIKAKKAQNKEDSSKIETAGQNTDGYCSTPPSKESSKPLHAPVDVDSDLEKTSRAKGNNEATSNMPYLSQMSSNPLSSPPRHQSFSQAVDGFRAYGFSDTMDGPKIISHPTPHRPFHTVSAYSKTTPSTNKLQVFPQSLPPQDRPDWTPDRQRLRGMDRNILQRLPEQKCKSQTSSDILPSQHHISRQHSYPSSHFDMKIWDAYPERDGAGQPPTAVPREHINSQPVTNAGLKLGEEILDKSAEDTAKSFHSVAPAGAISPAGHTGKAIQGIQQGQRPTKTGASAETNPLIMRRRVRSFISPIPAKRQHQDVPGQRPGSAYHSPLSQSHSDSRLATINCSSSTDAQPKLPSPKTQHSISSANSPPQSKAKFLPPRKGRGLKLEAIVQKITPSVKKNDFNNSHVESDFLEVPHYTSDIPDPEGGTSFASVPQGEEACLSYLDDSHTLEDLMPYRAVEDAFSCDSQSLKPGATASSSNTLRSLPKDFDFGLGAAGSSGSLVGENDKDDFTLLGPLPPAPPLPCPVQGSPPPSSSALSDIQQFTNTYQQLETRRSEQSAANLLRQKLQETGMGFDDYPGGDYYGTTTGHSQSPGHHLLSRAPQHQMTSLRLTSSESKPSENIVPKGYFPSGKKKGRPVGSVNKQKRAQAQIQNAATSIPAAPLPSPTAVPQSVPVPNTAGEVPEVSTPPDQKPCPSLVPPAQTQVVKVDVESEETQPELDLKPAKHKQRKGKEGNETAGSSGNQRRRRRGMASKEELDTQTSSRGSMSLCGIFSDARNNVFAPYIHVEKKVAEIGAVCTIINAEDEKSKGGGKAGHSGVDGPLNTLLSSQLVRKEKENERTKENWVSEQVDSALQSGKTLPTSGYVLPGPVTSETGHTGRLLCCLCQKWANYKHLGDLYGPFYPAEYAAKLPKNQPQVRQTLSHHGAATTGSSMTSIPTDSTPQDTILQDSQNVKSSTDSDCTVSQATNPISPATTIGTVSPNMGEEMAFHNAKISSVTSKVTVHTWDPAAELVSGLGTSNVQELDSEIILKQLHVENSQQRPQHRKLTSHPRFKRRHKSSEDLPRTVPINSKASLPFQPPPPSLDSLGPMAQLAQLPLVPLDPEELWVHEGCIVWTSGVYLVNGRLYGLQEALDGARDTSCSHCEMVGSTLGCYSKGCTLRYHYLCAIEADCSLNEDNFSLRCPKHKSNRIAKPGAVYLEQSERG; encoded by the exons atgcagAATTTCCCCAACAGTCCAGTCCCTATTCATCCAGGGTTTAGCCGGGGAGGAAGTGTCGTCAGTTCCCCGTATCAACCCCAGCCTTCAGACCTTCAGATATCCCCCAGAACCTCCGAGGACTATGCGGCCATGCAGCAAGCTCAGCCTAACCTGCAGAGTCATGGGCAGCACCTGCACCTGCGAAGCCAACAGCATCTTCTACACGCTCCTCCTATACACAGCTATGGATCCAGAAGATCAACTGGAGAGTTGACGCAGGGAAACACTCAcagtggaggaggaggagggaacTCTTACCGTAAAGACAGtgtggattattatttttcagtgaGTGGGCGAGAAAGAAGCAGAAGAGGCGGAGCAGCGTATGGTGCGGGATTTAGGTACACAAACATGGATGGACATGCACCTCATCAGTACCAACACTTATCTGGTTCAGGGTCGTCCTCTGGAATGATTTCTCCATACTCTATGGATTATGGCTCCAGCAGTGGCTCTGCAGTTGGGGGTAGTAATAGCGGCAGCACTGGTTCGTTTTCTCCTTCCCAGCAATACAGTATGGCTCATAGTACTTCAGTACAATCAGGTGCTCAAATGCATCAACGCCAGCATGGTCAGAAATATTCCCCACATCAAGGATTACACCAAGGTCAGCATCACCGGACATACCCGCTTTCTGGAAGCAGAATACCCCCTCAGTTCGGACACTATGCCCCCATTAATGCAACCTCAGGCTCTACTGGAATGTATAACTCTCCACCGCAAAGATACGACGtgatcagcagcagcagtacgGATGCCAAAATGAATAACTCACCCACTCAGTCTAATCCAAATACTAATACAAGTTCATCTGCTTCAAACAGCTGTGAGAATATGGGACAAAGCTACTCATCGTCTGCTCATCCTCCATATTCGCCCCAATCTCAGTCCCTTCACAAGCATGCTCCCCATTCCCAGCGTACCTCTCAGCACAGCACTGGAGCAGGTTATGACCCTTCCCTCAAAATGCAGCACCAAGGACACCTGCACACCAAACTGCCCCATTCATCTGTCTCCTCTAGTCCTGCTCTGCCTTCACAACCCCCTCAAGACCTCACCAAATCTCCTATGCATTCCCAAAATCAACAGGCTCACATTCATCAAAACTTCAGCCCCATTTCTAATCCCTCCCCTGCTCCGTCTGCTGTACAGTCTCCAAGCTGCAGCTCCTCTTCGTCTCCACTAATGGGGAGTTCAGAGGGAAATAGTGCAGCTACTCATCTGCAGACGTCATCACACTCCTCTGTTTCAAACACTCGCAGCAGCCAAAGCCATGGACGTCTTCTGCAGGCCGTACCTCAGCTGAGCCCCACTCCCAATTCAAATAGCAGTATCAGTAGTTGCGGTAGTGGTGTAGGAACTAAAATGGCTGGTTTGAACCACAGTGCAGGAATTGGTCATGCTGCCATGAGTCAGAACCGAATGGGACTAGGTCTTCGGGGCGGTCCAGGGGAAGATGGCTCCCTGTACCCTCATGACAAACTCTTGCAGGACCCTGGTCTAAATAGTCTAAATGCTCTGACCTCTCAAGTGGAAAATCTACCTAATACAGTGCAGCACATGCTGCTAACAGACACCGTGCTGCCTCAGAGGAAGAGCAGAGACAGTGCACATCACCTTCAGATGCAGCAGGGATCGCAGTCTTTATCGAGCAACCAAAACAAATCTGGAAATTCCAGTGCCAGTGGTCAGACCTCAGCGAATGAAGACAGTTCTGAGATGCTGGAAACAAAAGGGCATCAACAATTAGAACGTAAGAGAATTAGGCAGGCAAGTGGAACAAGCAATGAATCTGAGCCACAGAGCTACCCATCATCACAGAGTCAGATGCCATCAGAACAGGCATTGAATCTCCAGGTCAACACTGGAGTCATTTTAACAGCTTCAAAACAATCGTCTACTAGAGAGTCTCAAACAAAGACACCAGAAACCCTGACTCCCTCCTCCTCTTCACCACCATCAGTTCATCCTTCTGCAGAACACAGCCCAAAACAACAAGTGTATCCCCCTGCTCCACCATCTCCCGTTCACTCAGCACATCCGAACTGTGTGGCAGAACGAGACCTTGGTAATAAAGATAATGGAATGAAGGGAAGACGGATCAAAATGATAAAAGATGAAGAAAGTGAAGTTGAAAGTGCAGGTCCTCCCTGTGATAAAGAAAATTCAGAGAGTAGACTGTCAGTCTCTCCATCACAGGATGAAGCAGAGACAGATGCACAACGATTTGAAAACCCGagtaaaaatgtgaatgttTCAGAGCAGCATAATGTTGGAGGTGTTGGGGTTATTGTCTCTGCTCGTTCTGAACTGAATATTGAATCAAGCAAGCACACAGGAGCCAAATCTCCACGATATGGTGTTTCTCATtacccaaacaaacacagcaaTCCCGAGGAGCAACGTGACGTCAACGTCTTGAGAGAGACAAGAAATCACAATGGAGAGGGCGAGATGTGCATGGAAACATATGTGTCACAATATGATATTTCCCCTAAACAAGAATTTGGCCAAAACATCCCCTCTATTCAATCTCACCCAGTGtcatttaaatacagtaatCCTGAGGTACATTACAATTCCACGAAGAGCAAGGGAAAGTTAGGACTAGGAAGTGGTATGGGTGCAAATAGATCCCAGAATTATCAGCTGCAGGCCAGCTATGGGTCTATTGCCAGGAAGGAGATTGGTGTTTTTGCTTTGGACGGGGGGAGAGGTATCGTCTCAAGAAGTCAGGATAGCAGTTCTCAGTTTCAGCAATCATTTCCAAGTCTTTTGCAAGAAGTCCTCCAAGGTCATCACTTAGATCGACGCTATGGACGTCCCGACCAGACATCTAGTGCTCATCAACAACCTCAAGACACATCCCAGCACCGTTATCAAACTAGACTACCTTACAGTATGATTGAAAATTTGAGTTCTACTGCAATGAGCTCTCAAACAGTTATGGGTGGACTTAATGTCCAGTTCAATCCAATGGCCTCTGGAAAACCACCAAGTTCAAGCCAAAATAAGGGACCAGATAATGAGATTATTTTAGGCCCTCCTCATCCCTCTTGGGATTCTGAAGCACATAAGCCCAACATAACACATGGGATCTCCTTAGAAAAAGGCAAAACCACTCTGTCTCCAAGCCAGTCCACCAACATGCAGCAGTCTTTAGATCTCACAACAGGAGCCCCTCCAAAGCACATTAATTTGGCTGACTATTCTTTGCAGCACAGAAAATCCTCCAGATATGGTACCTCTCCTTCTGCTGTGGAACAACTTCTTTTACAGGAAGCTGAGCCATTGGCATGCAGTGTAGGTCCCATCAGTCACACTCAATCTCAGACATCCTCGGCCTCAGGAAGGCGCTCCGTAATCTGTGACGTGTCCCCTTCTCGGCGAACAACaccagaaagagagagagggcacTCCGGGACCTCTGGACCTTCAGTCATTCAGCAGCCGTTTTCTTCTTCTGGATCAAACGATCAAGAATGCTGCAAGGAAGAAATAAAAGCAAAGAAAGCACAAAACAAGGAGGACTCATCAAAGATTGAAACTGCAGGTCAGAACACAGATGGTTACTGCAGCACGCCACCCAGTAAGGAATCTAGTAAGCCCCTTCATGCCCCTGTAGATGTTGATTCTGACTTAGAAAAGACCAGCAGAGCCAAAGGCAACAATGAAGCCACCAGCAACATGCCATATCTTTCGCAAATGTCCTCGAATCCTTTGTCCTCACCACCGAGACACCAGTCATTTTCACAGGCAGTTGATGGTTTCAGAGCATATGGCTTCAGTGACACCATGGATGGACCAAAAATTATCTCCCATCCTACACCTCATCGACCATTCCACACAGTATCAGCATATTCTAAAACCACACCCTCTACTAACAAGTTACAAGTGTTTCCACAGAGTTTACCCCCTCAAGACAGACCCGACTGGACTCCTGACAGGCAAAGGCTAAGAGGTATGGACAGGAACATTCTTCAGAGACTCCCTGAACAGAAGTGTAAATCCCAAACTTCAAGTGATATTCTGCCTAGTCAGCATCATATATCTCGGCAGCACTCTTATCCCAGTTCACACTTTGACATGAAAATATGGGATGCTTATCCCGAAAGAGATGGAGCTGGGCAACCACCCACAGCAGTCCCTCGTGAGCATATTAATTCTCAACCAGTCACAAATGCTGGCCTTAAACTTGGAGAAGAGATTTTAGATAAGAGCGCAGAAGACACTGCCAAATCTTTCCACTCAGTGGCTCCAGCTGGTGCTATTAGCCCTGCTGGGCACACCGGTAAGGCTATCCAAGGGATTCAGCAGGGGCAGAGACCAACCAAAACTGGAGCATCGGCTGAAACCAACCCTTTAATTATGAGAAGGAGAGTTAGATCTTTTATTTCTCCTATTCCAGCTAAGAGGCAGCATCAGGATGTTCCAGGTCAGCGGCCAGGATCAGCTTATCACTCCCCACTCTCTCAGTCACACTCTGATTCTAGACTTGCAACCATCAATTGTTCTAGCAGTACTGATGCTCAGCCAAAATTGCCATCTCCTAAGACACAGCATTCTATATCCAGTGCAAACTCACCTCCTCAGTCCAAAGCAAAGTTTCTTCCCCCAAGAAAGGGTCGTGGTCTAAAACTTGAGGCGATTGTGCAGAAAATTACTCCCAGtgtgaaaaaaaatgacttcaaCAATAGTCACGTGGAATCTGACTTCTTGGAAGTACCTCATTACACCTCTGACATACCAGACCCTGAGGGTGGCACGTCGTTTGCTAGTGTTCCTCAAGGAGAAGAGGCCTGTTTATCTTACCTAGATGATTCTCATACTTTAGAAGATCTTATGCCATACAGAGCAGTTGAAGATGCGTTCTCTTGTGATTCTCAGTCTCTCAAACCAGGTGCAACAGCTTCTAGCAGTAATACCCTCAGAAGTTTGCCAAAAGATTTTGACTTTGGATTAGGTGCTGCTGGATCTTCAGGGTCCTTGGTGGGTGAAAATGATAAGGATGATTTTACTTTGTTAGGACCCCTTCCACCAGCTCCTCCATTACCTTGTCCTGTACAGGGATCCCCTCCTCCATCTTCATCTGCATTGTCTGACATACAGCAGTTCACAAACACTTATCAACAGCTGGAAACCCGGCGAAGTGAGCAGTCAGCTGCTAACCTGCTAAGGCAGAAACTGCAAGAGACTGGCATGGGCTTTGATGATTACCCAGGTGGGGATTACTATGGGACCACCACTGGCCATAGTCAGAGCCCCGGGCACCACCTTCTGTCCAGAGCTCCTCAGCACCAGATGACTTCTCTCAGGTTGACAAGTTCAGAGTCCAAACCATCAGAAAACATTGTGCCCAAAGGCTATTTCCCATCAGGGAAGAAGAAAGGTCGCCCAGTAGGCAGTGTGAATAAGCAGAAACGTGCCCAAGCACAAATTCAGAATGCAGCAACAAGTATACCTGCTGCTCCTCTTCCCTCACCCACAGCTGTACCTCAGTCTGTCCCAGTCCCAAACACTGCAGGTGAAGTGCCTGAAGTGTCAACACCACCTGACCAGAAACCCTGTCCATCTTTGGTCCCTCCTGCTCAAACCCAGGTGGTGAAGGTGGATGTAGAGAGTGAAGAGACCCAGCCAGAGTTAGATTTGAAGCCTGCTAAACATAAACAGAGAAAGGGGAAAGAGGGCAACGAGACTGCTGGCTCAAGTGGCAATCAGCGAAGGAGAAGGAGAGGAATGGCTTCCAAAGAGGAGCTGGACACTCAAACGAGCAGTAGAGGAAGCATGAGCCTGTGTGGCATATTTTCAGATGCCAGGAATAATGTTTTTGCTCCTTACATACATGTGGAGAAAAAGGTAGCAGAAATTGGGGCAGTCTGTACAATTATTAATGCAGAGGATGAAAAATCAAAAGGTGGAGGCAAAGCTGGTCACTCTGGGGTTGATGGCCCATTAAATACCCTGCTGTCATCACAGCTTGtgagaaaagaaaaggaaaatgaaagaacaaaagaaaattgGGTTTCAGAGCAAGTTGATTCTGCCTTGCAATCAGGGAAGACACTTCCTACATCTGGATATGTTCTGCCAGGGCCTGTGACATCAGAGACTGGACACACTGGCCGCCTCTTATGCTGTCTTTGCCAGAAATGGGCCAACTACAAACATCTCGGGGATCTCTATGGTCCTTTTTACCCAGCTGAATATGCAGCCAAGCTCCCTAAGAATCAACCTCAAGTCCGACAAACCTTGTCCCACCATGGGGCAGCTACCACAGGTTCCAGTATGACATCCATTCCGACAGACTCGACTCCCCAGGATACAATATTACAAGACTCGCAAAATGTCAAGTCATCTACTGATAGCGATTGCACAGTAAGTCAGGCAACAAACCCAATATCCCCAGCTACCACCATTGGCACTGTCTCTCCCAACATGGGTGAAGAAATGGCTTTCCACAATGCTAAGATCAGCAGCGTTACCTCAAAGGTAACTGTTCACACCTGGGATCCGGCTGCAGAACTGGTGAGTGGGCTGGGTACATCAAATGTACAAGAACTGGATAGTGAAATCATACTGAAGCAGTTGCATGTTGAAAATTCACAACAAAGGCCCCAACACAGAAAACTGACATCCCATCCACGCTTCAAAAGAAGACACAAGTCCAGTGAAGATTTACCTCGAACTGTCCCCATCAACAGCAAAGCCTCCTTGCCCTTCCAGCCTCCCCCACCCAGCCTGGACTCTCTGGGCCCCATGGCCCAACTGGCCCAACTCCCACTAGTGCCTCTGGACCCTGAGGAGCTGTGGGTGCATGAGGGCTGCATCGTTTGGACCAGTGGCGTATACCTGGTCAATGGGAGACTGTATGGCCTTCAGGAGGCACTAGATGGTGCTAGAGACACA AGCTGCTCTCATTGTGAGATGGTGGGCTCCACCCTTGGCTGTTACAGTAAAGGCTGCACCCTGAGGTACCACTACCTTTGTGCCATAGAAGCAG ATTGCTCTCTAAATGAAGACAACTTTTCTCTGAGGTGTCCAAAGCACAAG AGTAACAGAATTGCCAAGCCTGGAGCCGTGTATCTGGAGCAGTCAGAGAGAGgatga